The following proteins come from a genomic window of Halomicroarcula saliterrae:
- a CDS encoding thiolase family protein, giving the protein MKTPVIVAAVRTPQGKEDGALSGVRSEDLSIPLVNELLGRTGIDPDAVDDLLWGCAQQRGEQGNNVARVIALLSELGESVPASTINRWCASSAEALMRAADAIAAGQRDVLVAGGVESMSRVPMGENTHNVHPRLAEQYNIGELQMGMTAEKVAEEHDVGREAQDEYALWSHERAADATDSGRFDDELVPIETAEGTVSEDEGIRRDTSLETLAELPTVFKSDGTVTPGNASQVSDGAAGLLVTSREFADENGLDVLAEIGAHEVVGVDPTVMGIGPVPAVRQLTDRTGRTPGDYDLVELNEAFAAQTLYCREELGFDPDQFNVNGGAIAIGHPLGASGARLPVTLLHEMQKRDAELGLATECVGFGQGAAIEFHRG; this is encoded by the coding sequence ATGAAAACACCGGTTATCGTCGCCGCCGTCCGGACGCCACAGGGCAAGGAGGACGGCGCGCTCTCGGGCGTCCGCAGCGAGGACCTCTCGATTCCGCTGGTGAACGAACTGCTCGGCCGCACGGGTATCGACCCCGACGCCGTCGACGACCTGCTGTGGGGGTGTGCCCAGCAGCGCGGCGAGCAGGGGAACAACGTGGCCCGCGTCATCGCGCTCCTGTCGGAGCTGGGCGAGAGCGTCCCGGCCTCGACTATCAACCGCTGGTGTGCGTCCTCCGCCGAGGCGCTGATGCGGGCCGCCGACGCGATCGCCGCCGGCCAGCGCGACGTGCTCGTCGCGGGCGGCGTCGAATCGATGTCCCGCGTTCCGATGGGCGAGAACACCCACAACGTCCACCCGCGCCTCGCCGAACAGTACAACATCGGCGAGTTGCAGATGGGGATGACCGCAGAGAAAGTCGCCGAGGAACACGACGTCGGCCGCGAGGCCCAGGACGAGTACGCACTGTGGAGCCACGAACGGGCCGCCGACGCGACGGACTCGGGCCGCTTCGACGACGAGCTCGTGCCCATCGAGACGGCGGAAGGGACCGTTTCCGAGGACGAGGGGATCCGCCGGGACACCTCGCTAGAGACGCTCGCGGAACTCCCCACGGTGTTCAAATCGGACGGGACGGTGACGCCGGGCAACGCCTCGCAGGTCTCGGACGGCGCGGCCGGACTGCTGGTCACCAGCCGCGAGTTCGCCGACGAGAACGGGCTCGACGTGCTCGCCGAAATCGGCGCCCACGAAGTGGTCGGCGTCGACCCGACGGTGATGGGCATCGGTCCCGTCCCGGCGGTTCGCCAACTGACCGACCGGACCGGCCGGACGCCCGGCGACTACGACCTCGTGGAGCTCAACGAGGCCTTCGCCGCGCAGACGCTGTACTGTCGTGAGGAACTGGGCTTTGACCCCGACCAGTTCAACGTCAACGGCGGCGCCATCGCTATCGGTCACCCGCTGGGTGCCTCGGGCGCTCGCCTCCCGGTGACGCTCCTCCACGAGATGCAAAAACGCGACGCCGAGCTGGGACTCGCGACGGAGTGTGTCGGCTTCGGACAGGGCGCGGCCATCGAGTTCCACCGCGGGTGA
- a CDS encoding pyridoxamine 5'-phosphate oxidase family protein, with product MTVEELPLTEMDDESIRAFLSNQKMGVLGLPTGDVPYLLPMSYGFDDESTLYFTFVGGPDSRKRGLIERTERARFLSFSAQSPFNWESVLVTGTVEAIPGEEWGDVAPVLEAAWRPDVIEAAMETEEVTVYRFEADEWTGYKHTGLPPGFESA from the coding sequence ATGACAGTTGAAGAGCTCCCACTGACCGAGATGGACGACGAGTCCATCCGGGCGTTCCTGTCGAACCAGAAGATGGGGGTGTTGGGCCTCCCGACCGGCGACGTGCCGTATCTGCTTCCGATGTCCTACGGGTTCGACGACGAGTCGACGCTGTATTTCACGTTCGTCGGCGGCCCCGACAGCCGCAAGCGCGGCCTCATCGAGCGGACCGAGCGGGCCCGCTTTCTGAGCTTTTCCGCTCAGAGCCCGTTCAACTGGGAGAGTGTACTGGTGACCGGCACCGTCGAGGCCATCCCGGGCGAGGAGTGGGGCGACGTCGCGCCGGTGCTCGAAGCCGCGTGGCGGCCGGACGTCATCGAGGCCGCGATGGAGACGGAGGAGGTGACCGTCTATCGCTTCGAGGCCGACGAGTGGACCGGCTACAAACACACCGGCCTCCCGCCGGGCTTCGAGTCCGCCTGA
- a CDS encoding DUF1508 domain-containing protein produces MTSDGALSKVYRGRIGTPTTDDEVYGYWLFVAGIVLGAVGLVLFYAAAPRSTLREFGYVFGAVAVVALFVGPTMRLPLGRTALLVSYGGALVCLAGTLWFTLIYPSGWNGPEGNPAVTVYVVGLTLAAVGAVVAPLLTGRQEAYEQARKTADEATTRAERADSTAEQAGAERSELAEELVTSESAREDLSALLDATEGELAAAQATIAVAMESKATFELYADKGGKWRWRLRHRNGNVVADSAQGYSSRQKAMQGLRSVQSNAAGGAVVLLEDATEDDTVEDVPEVPAPDSQGTFELFEDKAGEFRWRLRHDNGNVLADSGEGYASKSNVRRALESVRAHVPGAAYLRVDPVAFEVYADKAGRYRWRLLHKNGEILGDSGEGYDTRAAARRAADEVRSVAPDATVGDGFEVYEDAGGEFRWRLRNDEGIVADSGEGYTERNKAVRAVERVQNYTAEADLLAIGSAAFEVYEDTAGKWRWRLRHRNGRIIADGGQGFPKRSAAVESIERVKRHGPGAEQSE; encoded by the coding sequence ATGACATCAGATGGAGCGTTATCTAAGGTGTATCGCGGTCGTATCGGGACGCCGACGACCGACGACGAGGTGTACGGCTACTGGCTGTTCGTCGCCGGCATCGTTCTCGGCGCAGTGGGTCTCGTGCTGTTCTACGCCGCCGCACCGCGGTCGACACTGCGGGAGTTCGGCTACGTCTTCGGCGCCGTCGCGGTCGTCGCGCTCTTTGTCGGGCCGACGATGCGGCTCCCACTGGGACGCACGGCGCTGCTGGTCTCCTACGGCGGTGCTCTGGTCTGTCTGGCCGGGACGCTGTGGTTCACGCTTATCTATCCCTCGGGCTGGAACGGTCCCGAGGGGAACCCCGCCGTCACGGTGTACGTGGTCGGACTGACGCTGGCCGCGGTGGGCGCCGTCGTCGCGCCGCTGCTGACCGGGCGACAGGAGGCATACGAGCAGGCACGGAAGACGGCCGACGAGGCGACCACGAGGGCCGAGCGGGCCGACTCGACGGCCGAGCAGGCCGGCGCCGAGCGGTCGGAGCTGGCCGAGGAGCTGGTGACCAGCGAGTCCGCCCGCGAAGACCTCTCGGCGCTGCTCGACGCCACCGAAGGCGAACTCGCCGCCGCACAGGCGACCATCGCCGTCGCGATGGAGAGCAAGGCCACCTTCGAGCTGTACGCCGACAAGGGCGGGAAGTGGCGCTGGCGGCTCCGCCACCGTAACGGCAACGTCGTCGCCGACAGCGCACAGGGGTACTCGTCCCGACAGAAGGCGATGCAGGGGCTCCGGAGCGTCCAGAGCAACGCCGCCGGCGGGGCCGTCGTCCTGCTGGAAGACGCCACCGAGGACGACACGGTCGAGGACGTCCCCGAGGTGCCGGCCCCCGATAGCCAGGGCACCTTCGAGCTGTTCGAGGACAAGGCCGGGGAGTTCCGCTGGCGGCTGCGCCACGACAACGGGAACGTGCTGGCCGACAGCGGCGAGGGGTACGCCTCGAAGTCCAACGTCCGGCGGGCGCTCGAAAGCGTGCGCGCCCACGTCCCCGGCGCGGCCTACCTGCGGGTCGACCCGGTCGCCTTCGAGGTGTACGCCGACAAGGCCGGCCGGTACCGCTGGCGCCTGCTGCACAAGAACGGCGAGATTCTGGGCGACAGCGGCGAGGGGTACGACACGCGGGCAGCGGCCCGCCGTGCCGCCGACGAGGTCCGCTCGGTCGCCCCCGACGCGACCGTCGGCGACGGCTTCGAGGTGTACGAAGACGCGGGCGGGGAGTTCCGCTGGCGGCTGCGAAACGACGAGGGTATCGTCGCCGACAGCGGCGAGGGGTACACGGAGCGCAACAAGGCCGTGCGCGCGGTCGAACGGGTCCAGAACTACACCGCCGAAGCGGACCTGCTGGCTATCGGGAGCGCCGCCTTCGAGGTGTACGAGGACACGGCCGGAAAGTGGCGCTGGCGGCTCCGCCACCGCAACGGGCGGATTATCGCCGACGGCGGCCAGGGGTTCCCGAAGCGAAGCGCCGCCGTCGAGAGCATCGAACGGGTCAAGCGCCACGGGCCCGGCGCCGAGCAGTCCGAGTAG
- a CDS encoding ATP-binding protein: protein MSNPELDVVEFLLTTTLYSERRDLDPDDLPPAYRTVFWSDGDIERPLSATTTTAREATGVERPWNAVSGLMFTDRDDFSGAISFTDQELAEEWFLERADARTIEANPVLAAEYGDDYDVDYDAAREGNRPARADRAFIDAMLEEAFDSEDEDDEEMLDLVDVRAPAEVETTLNDLVLTADQEGEIQKIVKAIEHRDYLARIGLREIGKLLFVGPPGTGKTSVARALAHDLDLPFVEVKLSMITSQYLGETAKNVEKVFEVAKRLSPCILFMDEFDFVAKTRSSDEHAAIKRAVNTLLKSIDEISLIQDEVLLIGATNHPDQLDAAAWRRFDEIVNFPKPDRGMRADILRIVTRQMDISDFDPDTLAELTEGLTGSDLRMVLREAVLEALTEERTTLTQDDLEDAIKDFEERDNLKNMDMIDGDHDALVAGGDFTDDDSAEAASDGGHDHAHDHDD, encoded by the coding sequence ATGAGTAATCCGGAACTGGACGTCGTCGAGTTCTTGCTGACGACAACTCTCTACAGCGAGCGACGAGATCTCGACCCCGACGACCTGCCACCCGCCTATCGAACGGTGTTCTGGAGCGACGGGGACATCGAGCGCCCGCTGTCGGCGACCACGACGACGGCGCGCGAGGCGACCGGCGTCGAGCGACCGTGGAACGCCGTCTCCGGGCTGATGTTCACCGACCGCGACGACTTCTCGGGGGCCATCTCCTTTACCGACCAGGAGCTCGCCGAGGAGTGGTTCCTCGAACGGGCCGACGCCCGAACCATCGAGGCGAACCCGGTGCTGGCGGCCGAATACGGCGACGACTACGACGTGGACTACGACGCCGCCCGCGAGGGGAACCGGCCGGCGCGGGCCGACCGCGCGTTCATCGACGCGATGCTGGAGGAGGCCTTCGACAGCGAGGACGAGGACGACGAGGAGATGCTGGACCTCGTGGACGTCCGCGCCCCGGCCGAGGTCGAGACGACGCTGAACGACCTCGTGCTCACCGCCGACCAGGAGGGCGAGATCCAGAAAATCGTCAAGGCCATCGAACACCGCGACTACCTGGCCCGCATCGGCCTGCGCGAGATCGGCAAACTCCTCTTTGTCGGCCCGCCGGGCACCGGGAAGACGAGTGTCGCGCGGGCGCTGGCCCACGACCTCGACCTCCCCTTCGTCGAGGTGAAGCTGTCGATGATCACGAGCCAGTATCTCGGCGAGACGGCGAAAAACGTCGAGAAGGTGTTCGAGGTCGCGAAACGGCTCTCGCCCTGTATCCTCTTTATGGACGAGTTCGACTTCGTCGCCAAGACCCGCTCGTCGGACGAACACGCCGCTATCAAGCGCGCCGTCAACACGTTGTTGAAGAGCATCGACGAGATATCCCTGATTCAGGACGAGGTCCTGCTCATCGGCGCGACGAACCACCCCGACCAGCTCGACGCCGCGGCCTGGCGCCGCTTCGACGAGATCGTCAACTTCCCCAAGCCGGACCGCGGCATGCGCGCGGACATCCTCCGCATCGTCACCCGGCAGATGGATATCTCCGACTTCGACCCGGACACGCTGGCGGAGCTCACCGAGGGGCTGACCGGGAGCGACCTCCGGATGGTGCTGCGCGAGGCGGTGCTCGAAGCGCTGACCGAGGAGCGCACCACGCTCACCCAGGACGACCTCGAAGACGCCATCAAGGACTTCGAGGAGCGGGACAACCTGAAGAACATGGACATGATCGACGGCGACCACGACGCGCTGGTGGCCGGTGGGGACTTCACCGACGACGACAGTGCCGAGGCGGCCTCCGACGGCGGGCACGACCACGCCCACGACCACGACGACTGA
- a CDS encoding universal stress protein: protein MTFVVPFDGADRTVAALERAREFAEALAEDVLVVSVVPSNNAAYARERGWLPAGEPFDMKTIVSTLREQVHDIAPEAAFEYELCSRSVTGNRIAKPVRKFAKRNDADMVFVGSDDAGRLVTTASSVGSRIATDGSYDVVLVRST, encoded by the coding sequence ATGACCTTCGTCGTTCCGTTCGACGGGGCCGACCGCACCGTCGCGGCCCTCGAACGCGCCCGCGAGTTCGCCGAGGCACTGGCAGAGGACGTGCTCGTCGTGAGCGTCGTCCCGTCGAACAACGCCGCCTACGCCCGGGAACGGGGCTGGCTGCCCGCCGGCGAGCCGTTCGATATGAAGACCATCGTCTCGACGCTCCGCGAGCAGGTCCACGATATCGCCCCCGAGGCCGCCTTCGAGTACGAGCTGTGCAGCCGCAGCGTCACCGGCAACCGCATCGCCAAGCCCGTCCGGAAGTTCGCCAAGCGCAACGACGCCGACATGGTCTTTGTCGGCTCGGACGACGCCGGCCGCCTCGTCACGACCGCGTCGAGCGTCGGCAGCCGCATCGCGACCGACGGCTCGTACGACGTAGTGCTCGTCAGAAGCACGTAG
- a CDS encoding MBL fold metallo-hydrolase produces MEVTLLGTGDTTGTPTVDCDCDTCERARSPDERLRERLAERGVDATDGVSRSRFSVYVESAAGESLLVDVSPDFRHQFLREGVALPDAAIVTHVHFDHLDGLGNAYRLFDDLPVYAADETDPVTGESVAEGVRSRYDYLDTVSVHHRTPYEPFSVAGLEVTLVPVSHPPLLCYGLRIEEPESGAVLSISGDTCYEIPDRSRELLSGADLALVEGIVHEEACEFHPKGGAHHDESGVPRTFGTKHMTLPGARDFAADIEADDYRIVHTAHFVPADRAFDDDIAVDSERFSL; encoded by the coding sequence ATGGAGGTCACGCTGCTGGGGACCGGCGACACGACCGGGACGCCGACAGTCGACTGCGACTGTGACACCTGTGAGCGCGCTCGCAGTCCGGACGAACGGCTGCGCGAGCGGCTGGCCGAGCGCGGCGTGGACGCCACCGACGGCGTCTCGCGCTCGCGCTTCTCGGTGTACGTCGAGAGCGCCGCCGGCGAGTCGCTGCTCGTCGACGTCAGTCCGGATTTCCGCCACCAGTTTCTGCGAGAGGGCGTCGCCCTGCCCGACGCCGCCATCGTCACGCACGTCCACTTCGACCACCTCGACGGGCTGGGCAACGCCTATCGCCTGTTCGACGACCTGCCGGTGTACGCCGCCGACGAGACGGACCCCGTCACCGGCGAGAGCGTCGCCGAGGGGGTCCGGAGCCGCTACGATTACCTCGACACCGTCTCGGTCCACCACCGCACGCCGTACGAACCCTTCTCGGTGGCGGGCCTGGAGGTGACGCTGGTCCCCGTCTCGCACCCACCGTTACTCTGTTACGGGCTCCGTATCGAGGAGCCCGAGAGCGGCGCCGTCCTGTCGATTTCGGGCGACACCTGCTACGAGATTCCCGACCGCTCGCGCGAGCTGCTGTCCGGCGCCGACCTGGCACTCGTGGAGGGTATCGTCCACGAGGAGGCCTGCGAGTTCCACCCGAAGGGCGGGGCTCACCACGACGAGTCGGGCGTCCCCCGGACCTTCGGGACCAAGCACATGACCCTCCCCGGCGCGCGGGACTTCGCCGCCGACATCGAAGCCGACGACTACCGCATCGTCCACACCGCGCATTTCGTCCCGGCCGACCGGGCCTTCGACGACGACATCGCCGTCGACAGTGAGCGGTTCTCACTGTAG
- a CDS encoding DUF5787 family protein, translating into MREFGFELALCAALEGEDRLVSRQLGGHVHGRRILDTVVVEGAVGDRAAITPARIPTAAIEADVGPGRARYWKDAFDCHPDRAERAVELAVERGFFERERRGGRSYVRQTARYPDWVDRITAVENKPDLDRPGDLETQLRTDVSLALVDRVVLATADYVTRAHLNRIPEEVGVWRFDPDSGEREVVREPTQLPADGPGVELVERTPARTDVRPVTAAEVASARTRLAERAYAKGWRTFDYPACGRCSPDDDGIPHCAWKGRPVRASEECGSDCGGYEAAEAPSVDIEGLRAERSPWQPDPDGYRRRQSGLDRFR; encoded by the coding sequence GTGCGTGAGTTCGGGTTCGAGCTGGCGTTGTGTGCGGCCCTCGAAGGCGAGGACCGGCTGGTGAGCCGACAGCTCGGGGGCCACGTCCACGGGCGGCGCATCCTCGACACCGTCGTGGTCGAGGGAGCCGTCGGGGACCGGGCCGCCATCACGCCCGCCCGCATCCCGACGGCGGCCATCGAGGCCGACGTGGGGCCGGGCCGGGCCCGGTACTGGAAGGACGCCTTCGACTGTCACCCCGACCGGGCGGAGCGAGCCGTCGAACTCGCGGTCGAGCGGGGCTTCTTCGAGCGTGAGCGACGCGGCGGCCGGAGCTACGTCCGCCAGACCGCCCGCTACCCTGACTGGGTCGACCGCATCACCGCCGTCGAGAACAAGCCCGACCTGGACAGACCGGGCGACCTCGAAACCCAGTTACGGACCGACGTGTCGCTGGCGCTGGTCGACCGCGTGGTGCTGGCGACGGCGGATTACGTCACCCGCGCCCACCTCAACCGCATCCCCGAGGAAGTCGGCGTCTGGCGGTTCGACCCCGACAGCGGCGAGCGCGAGGTAGTCAGAGAACCGACGCAGCTGCCCGCCGACGGGCCGGGTGTCGAACTCGTCGAGCGAACGCCCGCCCGGACCGACGTCCGGCCCGTGACGGCCGCGGAGGTCGCCAGCGCCCGGACGCGGCTGGCCGAGCGGGCCTACGCCAAGGGGTGGCGGACGTTCGACTATCCGGCCTGTGGGCGCTGTTCGCCCGACGACGACGGGATTCCACACTGCGCGTGGAAGGGGCGTCCGGTCCGGGCGAGCGAGGAGTGCGGGAGCGACTGTGGCGGCTACGAGGCCGCCGAGGCGCCGTCGGTGGATATCGAGGGGCTGCGGGCCGAGCGGTCCCCGTGGCAGCCCGACCCGGACGGTTACCGCCGCCGGCAGTCGGGGCTGGACCGGTTTCGGTGA
- a CDS encoding translation initiation factor IF-2 subunit gamma: protein MTSNNQPEVNIGLVGHVDHGKTTLVQALSGEWTDQHSEEMKRGISIRLGYADATFRRCPEEEEPEAFTVDEHCEDHDVDTDHLRTVSFVDAPGHETLMATMLSGAAIMDGAVLVVSATEPVPQAQTEEHLSALDIIGIDNIVIAQNKVDLVDEERAMANYEQIQEFVEGTVAEDAPVVPISAGQEANIDLLIDAIEREIPTPERDPDADARMMVARSFDINRPGTTYEDLLGGVLGGSLVAGKLEVDDEIELRPGREVEEGGKTEWRPVTTDVRSLQSGGDFVDEVTPGGLLGVGTGLDPAITTGDALAGQVAGPPGSLPPTHEQFTMDVDLLERIVGDDGGEVEDISTGEPLMLTIGTATTVGSVTSARSGECEVALKRPVCAQEGAKIAINRRVGARWRLIGVGTLRG from the coding sequence ATGACATCGAACAACCAACCGGAGGTGAACATCGGACTCGTCGGTCACGTCGACCACGGCAAGACCACCCTGGTACAGGCGCTGTCCGGCGAATGGACCGACCAGCACTCCGAGGAGATGAAGCGCGGAATCTCTATTCGGCTCGGCTACGCCGACGCCACCTTCCGTCGCTGTCCCGAGGAGGAAGAGCCCGAGGCGTTCACTGTCGACGAGCACTGTGAGGACCACGACGTCGACACCGACCACCTCCGGACGGTGTCGTTCGTCGACGCGCCCGGTCACGAGACACTGATGGCGACGATGCTGTCGGGCGCGGCCATCATGGACGGCGCGGTGCTCGTGGTTTCGGCGACCGAGCCGGTCCCACAGGCCCAGACCGAAGAACACCTCAGCGCGCTGGACATCATCGGTATCGACAACATCGTCATCGCCCAGAACAAGGTCGACCTCGTCGACGAGGAGCGGGCGATGGCGAACTACGAACAGATACAGGAGTTTGTCGAGGGGACCGTCGCCGAAGACGCGCCGGTCGTCCCCATCAGCGCGGGCCAGGAGGCCAACATCGACCTGCTCATCGACGCCATCGAGCGGGAGATTCCCACTCCCGAGCGCGACCCCGACGCGGACGCCCGCATGATGGTCGCTCGCTCGTTCGACATCAACCGCCCCGGGACGACGTACGAGGACCTGCTGGGCGGCGTTCTGGGCGGCTCGCTCGTCGCGGGCAAGCTGGAGGTCGACGACGAGATCGAACTGCGCCCCGGCCGCGAGGTCGAAGAGGGCGGCAAGACGGAGTGGCGACCGGTCACCACCGACGTGCGCTCGCTCCAGTCGGGCGGCGACTTCGTGGACGAAGTGACGCCGGGCGGGCTGCTCGGCGTCGGGACGGGGCTGGACCCCGCTATCACCACAGGCGACGCGCTGGCCGGGCAGGTCGCCGGCCCGCCCGGCAGTCTGCCGCCGACCCACGAGCAGTTCACGATGGACGTCGACCTGCTGGAGCGCATCGTCGGCGACGACGGCGGCGAGGTCGAGGACATCTCGACCGGCGAGCCGCTGATGCTCACCATCGGTACCGCGACGACCGTCGGCTCCGTGACCAGCGCCCGGTCGGGCGAGTGTGAGGTCGCACTCAAACGGCCGGTCTGTGCCCAAGAGGGCGCGAAAATCGCGATAAACCGACGTGTGGGGGCCCGCTGGCGGCTCATCGGTGTCGGCACACTGCGTGGATGA
- a CDS encoding DUF188 domain-containing protein, producing MIVLDTNALMMPVECEVRLFEELDRLLPDAAGYLAPEAVRAELDKLADGAGTEATAAAVGRDLLDRCSLAETEADYADDAVLELAAREDVTHAVTNDKPLKHRLLDAGIPVISLRGRNKLGITQP from the coding sequence ATGATAGTGCTCGACACGAACGCACTCATGATGCCGGTCGAATGCGAGGTCCGCCTCTTCGAGGAACTCGATAGGCTCCTCCCCGACGCGGCCGGCTATCTCGCCCCCGAAGCGGTCCGTGCGGAGCTGGACAAACTGGCGGACGGAGCCGGCACAGAGGCCACTGCGGCCGCGGTCGGTCGGGACCTGCTCGACCGGTGCTCGCTCGCCGAGACCGAGGCCGACTACGCGGACGACGCCGTCCTCGAACTGGCCGCGCGCGAAGACGTGACACACGCCGTGACGAACGATAAACCCCTCAAACACCGCCTGCTCGACGCAGGGATTCCAGTAATTAGTTTAAGGGGCCGGAACAAACTGGGTATCACTCAACCATAA
- a CDS encoding DNA-directed RNA polymerase yields the protein MYKRVRLRDTVEVPPRHLADVSPSMVKTLLQEKLEGRMDEDVGSVVSVIEVHDIGDGAVLPNKPGVYYEAEFDALTFDPQMQEVVDGEVVEVVNFGAFIGIGPVDGLLHVSQISDEYLAYDEENQQLASRESNRTLGVGDAVRARIVTKSIDERNPRDSKIGLTAKQVGLGKHGWLKEERKKREGTAEVGDS from the coding sequence ATGTACAAACGGGTACGCCTACGCGATACAGTCGAAGTGCCGCCGCGCCATCTGGCCGACGTGAGTCCGTCGATGGTCAAGACGCTCCTGCAGGAGAAACTGGAGGGCCGGATGGACGAGGACGTCGGCAGCGTCGTCTCCGTCATCGAGGTCCACGACATCGGTGACGGCGCCGTCCTCCCGAACAAGCCCGGCGTCTACTACGAGGCCGAGTTCGACGCCCTGACGTTCGACCCCCAGATGCAGGAGGTCGTCGACGGCGAGGTCGTCGAAGTCGTCAACTTCGGGGCCTTCATCGGCATCGGGCCGGTCGACGGGCTGCTCCACGTCTCCCAGATATCGGACGAGTATCTGGCATACGACGAGGAGAACCAGCAGCTCGCGTCCAGAGAATCGAACCGCACGCTCGGGGTCGGCGACGCCGTCCGAGCCCGCATCGTCACCAAGAGCATCGACGAGCGCAACCCCCGCGACTCGAAGATCGGCCTCACGGCGAAGCAGGTCGGCCTGGGCAAGCACGGCTGGCTCAAGGAGGAGCGTAAGAAACGCGAGGGGACGGCGGAAGTCGGTGATAGCTGA
- the spt4 gene encoding transcription elongation factor subunit Spt4 produces the protein MADRLVCRDCHRVQGAEIESQCEACGGTSLTEDWAGYVVIAHPEESNIAAEMEVTEPGQYALKVR, from the coding sequence ATGGCTGACCGACTCGTCTGTCGCGACTGTCACCGCGTGCAGGGCGCCGAAATCGAGAGCCAGTGTGAGGCCTGTGGCGGGACCTCGCTGACCGAGGACTGGGCGGGCTACGTCGTCATCGCCCACCCCGAGGAGTCGAACATCGCCGCCGAGATGGAAGTGACCGAACCGGGCCAGTACGCGCTGAAAGTCCGCTAA
- a CDS encoding GTP-dependent dephospho-CoA kinase family protein, giving the protein MGPIYTDPAALLSDAGDPLVAVGDMVTYHLLEAGRVPHLALVDEKTKRSAVDSDVAEAITGFDRTVEVANPAGTLTRELLDTMRAGLDSDDTTLVDVEGEEDLAALPAVLMVPETGYVVYGQPDEGMVLVTPEAAVRERVRSILTRMDGDSDAVFDLLDGSH; this is encoded by the coding sequence ATGGGGCCTATCTACACCGACCCAGCGGCGCTGCTTTCCGACGCCGGCGACCCGCTGGTCGCCGTCGGCGATATGGTGACCTACCACCTGCTCGAAGCGGGACGGGTGCCCCACCTCGCGCTGGTCGACGAGAAGACCAAGCGGTCGGCGGTCGACAGCGACGTGGCCGAGGCCATCACCGGCTTCGACCGGACCGTCGAGGTCGCCAATCCGGCAGGGACGCTCACCCGCGAACTGCTCGATACGATGCGTGCGGGCCTCGACAGCGACGACACGACGCTCGTCGACGTCGAGGGCGAGGAGGACCTGGCGGCGCTGCCGGCGGTTCTCATGGTCCCGGAGACGGGATACGTCGTCTACGGCCAGCCCGACGAGGGGATGGTGCTCGTCACGCCCGAGGCGGCCGTTCGGGAGCGTGTTCGGTCGATACTGACGCGGATGGACGGGGATTCGGACGCGGTTTTCGACCTGCTTGACGGCTCTCACTGA
- a CDS encoding rubrerythrin-like domain-containing protein: protein MPRWSDPAPCDDDERLFECPECGKRLCSDRSTVSCDRCGVEMQNLSVPRPQ, encoded by the coding sequence ATGCCACGGTGGTCAGACCCCGCGCCATGTGACGACGACGAACGGCTCTTCGAGTGCCCGGAGTGTGGAAAACGGCTCTGTAGCGACCGCTCGACAGTGAGCTGTGACAGGTGCGGCGTCGAGATGCAGAACCTCTCCGTTCCCCGACCGCAGTAG